Proteins co-encoded in one Chionomys nivalis chromosome 6, mChiNiv1.1, whole genome shotgun sequence genomic window:
- the Clpp gene encoding ATP-dependent Clp protease proteolytic subunit, mitochondrial: MWPRVLLGEARAAAGGYGAVLSRFAVRFSLPWTAGSGSPLRRSLHGTAPRAFPLIPIVVEQTGRGERAYDIYSRLLRERIVCVMGPIDDSVASLVIAQLLFLQSESNKKPIHMYINSPGGVVTAGLAIYDTMQYILNPICTWCVGQAASMGSLLLAAGSPGMRHSLPNSRIMIHQPSGGARGQATDIAIQAEEIMKLKKQLYNIYAKHTKQSLQVIESAMERDRYMSPMEAQEFGILDKVLVHPPQDGEDEPELVQKETPTGPADSPAPAST; the protein is encoded by the exons ATGTGGCCCCGAGTGCTGCTTGGAGAGGCCCGGGCGGCTGCAGGCGGATACGGTGCTGTCTTGTCTCGCTTCGCCGTGCGTTTCTCTCTGCCATGGACTGCTGGAAGCGGCTCACCACTGCGgaggagcctgcatggaactgcTCCGCGAGCTTTCCCGCTCATCCCCATAGTGGTGGAACAGACG GGTCGAGGAGAGCGCGCTTATGACATATACTCGAGGCTCTTGCGGGAACGCATCGTGTGCGTCATGGGCCCG ATTGATGACAGTGTCGCCAGCCTGGTGATCGCTCAGCTGCTGTTCTTACAGTCTGAAAGCAACAAGAAACCCATCCACATGTACATCAACAGCCCAG GTGGCGTGGTGACTGCGGGCCTGGCCATCTACGACACAATGCAATATATTCTGAACCCCATCTGCACGTGGTGTGTAGGACAGGCTGCCAGCATGGGCTCCCTGCTCCTCGCTGCTGGCAGCCCAGGCATGCGCCACTCACTGCCCAATTCCAGAATCATGATTCACCAGCCCTCTGGAGGTGCCAGG GGCCAAGCCACAGACATCGCCATCCAGGCCGAGGAGATCATGAAGCTGAAAAAACAGCTGTACAACATCTACGCCAAACACACGAAGCAGAGCCTACAGGTGATCG AGTCGGCCATGGAGAGGGACCGCTACATGAGCCCCATGGAGGCCCAAGAGTTTGGCATCTTGGACAAGGTCCTGGTACACCCACCTCAGGATGGGGAGGATGAGCCAGAACTGGTACAAAAGGAGACTCCCACAGGACCGGCTGACTCTCCTGCCCCAGCGAGTACCTAA